One region of Raphanus sativus cultivar WK10039 unplaced genomic scaffold, ASM80110v3 Scaffold1653, whole genome shotgun sequence genomic DNA includes:
- the LOC130504551 gene encoding uncharacterized protein At4g02000-like, whose product MMNDNLRRKMQEIDLGVHEAPIALPAAICAKAVQANRFSIVGVLVNPQKQNMRALIGQMPRLWGLADEVVGRIVEPTKFQFVFRSEEALNLVLRHGPWSFSEWMLVTRRWDATLTPNDLKIIPFWVQIRGIRSQFLNRQMVEFIADRIADHIGQVRAIEFDEAASLTDYVRVKIDWNIDHPLKFQRNFQFNVNENTTLKF is encoded by the coding sequence ATGATGAACGACAACTTAAGAAGAAAAATGCAAGAAATTGATTTAGGTGTTCATGAAGCACCGATTGCTTTGCCGGCGGCGATTTGTGCTAAGGCAGTACAAGCCAATCGGTTCTCAATTGTGGGAGTACTTGTCAATccccaaaaacaaaatatgcGTGCTCTAATCGGACAGATGCCTCGTCTTTGGGGGCTTGCAGATGAAGTTGTGGGTCGTATTGTGGAGCCAACTAAGTTTCAGTTTGTTTTCCGATCAGAGGAAGCCTTGAATCTCGTTCTCCGTCATGGGCCGTGGTCTTTCAGCGAATGGATGCTTGTGACTCGTCGATGGGACGCAACCTTAACTCCAAACGACCTCAAAATCATACCTTTTTGGGTGCAAATAAGAGGCATCCGTTCACAGTTTCTCAACCGTCAGATGGTGGAGTTCATTGCTGATCGTATTGCCGACCATATTGGTCAAGTTCGTGCTATTGAGTTTGATGAAGCGGCGAGTCTTACAGACTATGTTCGTGTCAAGATTGACTGGAACATTGATCATCCTTTAAAGTTTCAGAGGAACTTTCAATTCAATGTTAATGAAAACACTACGTTAAAGTTCTGA
- the LOC108832187 gene encoding glycine-rich RNA-binding protein 2, mitochondrial, giving the protein MAFCKSLGGLLRQGAVSQTGNVPVQSMLGSLRFMSTKLFVGGLSWGTDDQSLREAFSNFGEVIDSKVIVDRETGRSRGFGFVNFSDESAANAAISEMDGKELNGRNIRVNVANDRPSAPRAYGGGGGYGGGGGGYGGGGDGGSY; this is encoded by the exons ATGGCTTTCTGCAAAAGTCTCGGTGGTCTATTGAGGCAAGGTGCGGTTTCTCAGACCGGTAATGTTCCAGTTCAGTCTATGCTCGGTTCTCTCCGGTTCATGTCGACCAAGCTTTTTGTCGGTG GTCTCTCATGGGGGACTGATGATCAGTCATTGAGGGAGGCTTTTTCTAACTTCGGTGAAGTGATCGACT CTAAGGTCATCGTTGATAGAGAAACCGGGAGGTCGAGGGGTTTTGGATTTGTCAATTTCTCTGATGAGAGTGCAGCTAATGCTGCCATTTCTGAGATGGACGGAAAG gAACTGAATGGACGCAACATCCGAGTGAATGTTGCCAACGATAGACCAAGTGCTCCACGGGCTTATGGAGGAGGCGGTGGCTacggtggaggtggtggtggctATGGAGGAGGTGGTGATGGAGGCTCTTACTAA